The following coding sequences are from one Saccopteryx bilineata isolate mSacBil1 chromosome 3, mSacBil1_pri_phased_curated, whole genome shotgun sequence window:
- the ZNF8 gene encoding zinc finger protein 8 — translation MDPDEEAAALALATGPPSERLQEPVTFRDVAVDFTQEEWGQLDPAQRTLYRDVMLETFGHLLSVGPELPKPKVISQLEQGAELWMVERGLTRGCCPGWELGPEGQGTATEQGLPEEEEPSHVTEREDFLEEAACPSTPRESWDCEGPVGEPEKDQENLRQPEFCLKEAPVQESSHESLRGGTCVLSSAPNLLPGVSQREDVWTPHSQAADSEGHSLLVGQQTGTSGKLACDNGDCSAAAIPSAELPPGPVTEKPYKCTDCGKSFNHNAHLTVHKRIHTGERPYTCKECGKAFSQNSSLVQHERIHTGDKPYKCAECGKSFCHSTHLTVHRRIHTGEKPYACQDCGRAFNQNSSLGRHKRTHTGEKPYTCSVCGKSFSRTTCLFLHLRTHTEERPYECNHCGKGFRHSSSLAQHQRKHAGEGPFECRQRLFFQQAAALAEREWPDALRGDPARHTGERALPRSDRPFKCGQCGKGFIQSSHLIRHQVTHTREEPRGRGRKGRRREPPRGRSTHQQQQQQHGLPGESPGGGTKVGQPASRALALFDIREIMQEKNPVHVIGVEEPSVGTSVLFDIRDST, via the exons ATGGACCCCGATGAGGAAGCGGCAGCACTGGCGTTGGCAACGGGACCGCCGAGTGAACGCCTTCAG GAGCCAGTAACCTTCCGGGATGTGGCTGTGGACTTCACCCAGGAGGAGTGGGGACAGCTAGACCCTGCCCAGAGGACCCTGTACCGTGATGTGATGTTGGAGACCTTTGGGCACCTGCTCTCTGTGG GGCCTGAGCTTCCCAAACCCAAAGTCATCTCCCAGCTGGAGCAAGGAGCCGAGCTGTGGATGGTGGAGAGAGGACTCACCCGAGGCTGCTGTCCAG GCTGGGAGCTTGGACCTGAAGGCCAAGGGACAGCCACGGAGCAAGGCCTTCCCGAGGAGGAGGAGCCTTCCCATGTCACGGaaagggaagacttcctggaggaggccgCCTGTCCTTCTACACCCAGGGAAAGCTGGGACTGTGAGGGGCCTGTTGGAGAGCCTGAGAAGGACCAGGAGAACTTGAGGCAGCCGGAATTTTGCCTCAAGGAAGCACCAGTTCAAGAGAGCAGCCACGAAAGCCTACGTGGGGGAACCTGCGTCCTGAGTTCAGCCCCAAATCTGTTGCCGGGGGTTTCCCAGAGAGAAGATGTCTGGACTCCCCACTCACAGGCCGCAGATTCGGAAGGTCACTCACTCTTGGTCGGTCAGCAGACGGGCACCTCGGGGAAGCTGGCCTGTGACAATGGGGACTGCAGCGCAGCGGCCATTCCCAGCGCAGAGCTCCCCCCAGGCCCAGTCACGGAGAAACCCTACAAGTGCACAGACTGTGGGAAGTCCTTCAACCACAATGCGCACCTGACGGTGCACAAGCGAATCCACACCGGTGAGAGGCCATACACATGCAAGGAGTGCGGCAAGGCCTTCAGCCAGAACTCATCGCTGGTGCAGCACGAGCGCATCCACACAGGCGACAAGCCCTACAAGTGCGCTGAGTGCGGCAAGTCCTTCTGCCACAGCACGCACCTGACCGTGCACCGGCGGATCCACACTGGTGAGAAGCCCTACGCGTGCCAGGACTGCGGCCGGGCCTTCAATCAGAACTCTTCACTGGGCCGGCACAAGCGCACGCacacaggggagaagccctacacCTGCAGCGTCTGCGGCAAGTCCTTCTCGCGGACCACCTGCCTCTTCCTGCACCTGCGGACACACACTGAGGAGCGGCCCTACGAGTGCAACCACTGCGGGAAGGGCTTCCGGCACAGCTCCTCCCTGGCCCAGCATCAGCGCAAGCACGCTGGCGAGGGGCCCTTCGAGTGCCGCCAGAGGCTCTTCTTCCAGCAGGCCGCCGCCCTGGCCGAGCGGGAGTGGCCTGACGCACTCCGGGGGGACCCAGCCCGGCACACAGGTGAGCGGGCCCTGCCACGCAGTGACCGGCCCTTTAAGTGCGGGCAGTGCGGGAAGGGTTTCATCCAGAGCTCGCACCTCATCCGCCACCAGGTGACTCACACACGGGAGGAACCTCGTGGGCGTGGGCGGAAAGGGCGGCGGAGGGAGCCGCCCCGCGGGCGCAGCAcacatcagcagcagcagcagcagcacgggCTCCCAGGGGAGAGCCCAGGAGGCGGGACCAAGGTGGGACAGCCCGCAAGCCGGGCACTGGCCCTATTCGACATCCGTGAAATCATGCAAGAGAAAAACCCAGTGCACGTCATTGGTGTAGAAGAACCCTCCGTGGGCACTTCTGTCTTGTTTGACATCAGAGACTCCACATAG